A single Oryctolagus cuniculus chromosome 18, mOryCun1.1, whole genome shotgun sequence DNA region contains:
- the ORYCUNV1R1537 gene encoding vomeronasal 1 receptor oryCunV1R1537 (The RefSeq protein has 1 substitution compared to this genomic sequence) — MLPSDTIYSFFLIAQMSTSVTANSLLFMIYIYTFLIQPQLKKPIDWIFMHLTMANILNIIFHSMPEIMSSFGVKRFLDNIGCQIFLYIYRVTRGLSICTTSLLSVFQAITISPSHSKWARLKFKLSTWIFPSFLFFWVINMLIYIQVIRVMGAKLNFTMVGQGYVNAYCQSKKMNMRYPGPFVSSMVIRDLLFMALMIMSSLYMVGLLYRHHRRAQHIHSSSLSSQTSPENRATHTILLLVFCFVVFYFLHNLLTLFVLYRTEKNTRLESISGFLSTCYPTLCPFFLMKNNKMISKLLCFLSNMKMTFSWRAFSG; from the coding sequence ATGCTTCCAAGTGACACAATTTATAGCTTTTTTCTCATAGCTCAGATGTCCACCAGTGTCACGGCCAACTCACTGCTCTTCATGATCTATATTTACACCTTCCTCATCCAGCCTCAGCTGAAGAAGCCCATAGACTGGATTTTCATGCACCTGACAATGgccaatattttaaacattattttccatTCAATGCCAGAAATCATGTCATCATTTGGAGTCAAACGTTTCTTGGACAATATTGGTTGTCAAATTTTTTTATACATATACAGAGTCACCCGGGGTCTTTCCATCTGCACCACCTCTCTCCTGAGTGTATTTCAAGCCATCACTATCAGTCCCAGTCATTCTaaatgggcaaggctgaagttTAAACTGTCCACCTGGATtttcccctctttccttttcttctgggtCATCAACATGCTGATCTACATCCAGGTCATTAGAGTCATGGGAGCCAAATTGAATTTCACTATGGTTGGCCAGGGATATGTCAATGCATACTGTCAAAGCAAGAAGATGAACATGCGCTATCCAGGACCATTTGTAAGTTCCATGGTGATTCGCGATCTCCTGTTCATGGCACTGATGATCATGTCCAGCCTCTACATGGTGGGGCTCCTGTACAGACACCACAGGAGAGCCCAGcacatccacagctccagcctatCCAGCCAGACGTCTCCAGAAAACAGAGCCACCCACACTATCCTTTTGCTGGTATTTTGCTTTGTCGTCTTCTATTTTTTACACAACCTTTTGACCCTTTTTGTGCTTTATAGAACTGAGAAAAATACAAGATTGGAGAGCATTAGTGGATTTTTATCCACATGCTACCCGACACTCTGTCCcttttttctgatgaaaaataacaaaatgatttccaaattactctgcttcctttcaaatatgaaaatgacCTTTCCTTGGAGAGCTTTCAGTGGCTGA